In Wenzhouxiangella sp. XN24, the DNA window CGGTCATGGGACCGACGCCGCCGGGCACGGGGGTGATCCAGCCGGCGCGCTCGGCGGCCGCGTCGAACTCGACATCGCCGCACAGCTGGCCGTCGGGCAGGCGGTTCATGCCGACGTCGATCACCGTCGCGCCGGGGCGGATCCAGGCGCCGCGCACCAGTCCCGGCTTGCCGACCGCGACCACGATGATGTCGGCGCGCGCCACCTCCGCGCCCAGGTCCGCCGTGAAACGGTGGCACACCGTCGTCGTGGCGCCGGCCAGCAACAGCTCCAGTGCCATGGGCCGCCCGACGATGTTCGAAGCGCCCACCACCACGGCGCTCCGGCCGCGCACCGGGATGTCGCTCCGGGCGAGCAATTCCATCACGCCGGCCGGTGTGCAGGGCCTCAGCAGCGGAATGCGCTGCGCGAGGCGGCCGATGTTGTAGGGGTGGAAGCCGTCCACGTCTTTCGCGGGATCGATCGCCTCGATCACGCGGCGCGCATCGAGCTGCTCCGGCAGGGGCAGCTGCACGAGAATCCCGTCGATCGCGGCATCGGCATTGAGCCCGGCCACCAGGGCGTCGAGCGCGTCCTGGTCCGTGTCTTCCGGGAGGTCGTAGGCCACCGAGCGGATGCCGACCTCGTCGCAAGCCTTGCGCTTGTTGCGCACGTAGATCGCCGAAGCCGGGTCCTGCCCGACCATGACCACCGCGAGCCCCGGGGGCCGCCGGCCCGCCGCGACGCGGTTCTCGACGCGGGCCCGCAGGTCTCGCTGGAGGTCGGCGGCCACTTGCCGCCCATCGATCAGTCGTGCCGTCACGCGTCTCGGAACCCGCTGCGAAGGGGGCCGGATTGTCTCACGCAAGCATCGGAGCGAACAAGAAAAACCCGCATTTGCTGCGTTGACGCGTCGGTGGGCCGGGCGTATCATTCGACGCCCTTGCAGGGCGGGCGAGCGAAGATCGGGCGCCGGTCGTGCCGGGGGCAGTCTCGCGTGGCGAGGACCGGGTGACACGCCGGGGCATAGCGCAGTCTGGTAGCGCGTCTGCTTTGGGAGCAGAAGGTCGGGGGTTCGAATCCCTCTGCCCCGACCAGTTTTATTGCGAGGGAGTTTAGACCAGTCAAGTTGATGCGCCCGTAGCTCAACCGGACAGAGCATCGGCCTTTGAGTGAGGAGCCTGCAGCGGGAAACACAACCGTTGCAGTGAACCGCACCGTAACGGGGAAACCTTAACAGGTAATGCTGATGGCAATCCCGTGGAAACCTGCAGGTGATCCCCGTCCCGAGGTGAATCGCGGCTCGATGCAGTCGAGTTCCTCGCATCACGGATAAGGATCACCTGGGCGACCTGAAGGCTCAGTGAATTCGGTTCGAACGTATCGCTGAGGGTAAGGGCAGCCGGGAACGGTCAGTCACGAAACGTAAATTTCGCAGCTGATTACCGCGGGGTTCCGTAGAGACTAGACGTGCGGCGCCTGAGATGGCGAAGGGATAGTCCAGACCACAAACCCGCCAGGTTGCGGGGCCGCGAAAGCGGTAGTTGGTAAGCTAAGCCGAGGGTTGCAGGTTCGAGTCCTGCCGGGCGCGCCATTTCCGGAAAACTGGTTTATGATTACGCGCCTGACAATGGTGGGCGTAGCTCAGTTGGTAGAGCCCTGGATTGTGATTCCAGTCGTCGTGGGTTCGAGTCCCATCGTCCACCCCATTTTCCCGGCGCGCATCAGCGGTTCTTTACAAAGCCGTGACACGCGGCCAAAATTCGCGTCTTGCCTTCGCGGCAAGGCACCGGGCCGCTAGCTCAATTGGCAGAGCAACGGACTCTTAATCCGCAGGTTGAAGGTTCGATTCCTTCGCGGCCCACCAAATCGACCCCCGCGAGACCGCCGCAAGGCGGTCTCGTCATTTGGGGCGCCGGCTGGTGGCGGCGATCAAGCCACCCGGAGCGCCGAAAAACAGGAATACGGAGGCGTTCCTAGGTATACTTTGCGGCTGGTCTGGCGCGGGCAAGGCCGGACTCGGCCTCCCCGGTCCCAAGCGCGAAAGTGGCGGAACTGGTAGACGCGCCGGGTTTAGGTCCCGGTGGGGTTGATCCCCCGTGAGAGTTCGAGTCTCTCCTTTCGCACCAGCCTCCCGAGCCCGGGTGACGGGCAACGACAACATGCGCCGCGAACGCCTGCGGCGGATCGCTTAGCAAAGAGGAACGATGCTGTGATGGTTTCTGTGGAGTCCACCGAGGGCCTCGAACGGCGCATGACGGTCGAAGTGCCGGCCGAGCGCGTCGAGGGAGAGATTGACAAGCGGCTCAAGGACATGAGCCGTCGCGCGAAGATCAAGGGCTTTCGCCCCGGCAAGGCGCCGCTCAAGGTGATTCGCCAGCAGTACGGGCCCCAGATCCGCGAGGACGTCGTTTCCGAGATGCTGCGCAACAGCTGGATCGAGGCGATCTCGGAGAAGAAGCTTCGCCCGGTCGGCAGCCCGCGCATCGAGAGCCACAAGGCGACCCCGGCGGACGGCCTGAGCTTCACCGCGGTGTTCGAGGTGTTTCCCGAGATCGAGCTGCAGGACGTCAATAACATCCAGGTCGAGCAGCCCACGGCGGAGATCAGCAGCGCGGACGTGGACGCGATGGTGGACAAGCTGCGCGGCCAGCGGACCGTGTGGACCGAGGTGGAGCGCGGCGCCGCCGAGGGCGACCGGGTCACCATCGACTTCGCCGGGACGATCGACGGCGAGGCCTTCCGCGGCGGCGCCGGCAACGATATCGGCATCGTGCTGGGCGAGGGGCGCATGCTCAAGGACTTCGAGGCCGGCCTCAAGGGCATCGCCCCGGGCGAGGAGCGGGTCATCGAAGTGGAGTTCCCGGCCGACTACGGCGCCGAGGAACTGGCCGGCAAGCAGGCCGAGTTCAAGGTCACCGCGCGCAAGGTGGAAGAATCCGCCTTGCCCGAGGTGGACGAGGATTTCTGCCGTTCCTTCGGCATCGAGGAAGGCGGTGTCGAGCGGCTGCGCGCCGAGGTCGAGGAGAACATGCGCGAGGAGGCCCGCCTGCGGGTGCGCGACACCCTCAAGCGCCAGGTGCTCGACAAGCTCGTGGCGGCCAACACCTTCGACGTGCCGGCCGCGCTGGTCGAGGAAGAGGTCCGGAGCCTGCAGCAGGACATGGCCCGGCGGATGAACCCCGACGCGGAAGCCGGCAACGCCGAGCTGCCGCCGCGCGAGCCTTTCGAGGCGCCGGCGAAGTTCCGCGTCGCCCTCGGCCTGCTGATCGGTGAGATCGTGCGCAACAACGAGATCCGCGTCGATCCCGCGCGCGTCCAGGACAGATTGCAGTCGATCGGCGAGGGTTACGGCGACGCCGAGGCGGTGATCAAGATCTATCGCAACAACCCGGACCTCATGTCCCAGGTCGAAACCAGCGTGCTGGAGGACCAGGTCGTGGACTGGCTGCTCGAGCGCGTCCAGATCGAGGAAAAACCGGTCCCCTTCGGCGAACTGATGAACCAGGAGAACGGCTGAGGCCGGGCGCGCTTGCGCGCCGTCCCGGGTTCGGATACTTGTAGAGACATCGTCGCCGGCGGGCGGCAGCGGAGTGAAAGAATGACGACCAAGGCGTTGAACCTCGTCCCCATGGTGGTGGAGCAGACCGCGCGTGGCGAACGGGCTTACGATATCTATTCGCGGCTCCTCAAGGAGCGCGTGATCTTCGTGGTGGGCCCGATCGAGGATCACATGGCGAACCTGATCGTCGCGCAGCTGCTGTTCCTCGAGTCCGAGAACCCGGACAAGGACATCCACCTGTACATCAACTCGCCGGGCGGCGTCGTCACCGCCGGCATGTCGATCTACGACACGATGCAGTTCATCAAGCCGGACGTCTCGACCATCTGCGTCGGGCAGGCGGCGAGCATGGGCGCGATCCTCCTGGCGGCCGGCGCCCACGGCAAGCGCTTCTGCCTGCCGCATTCGCGGATCATGATCCACCAGCCGCTGGGCGGCTTCCAGGGCCAGGCCTCGGACATCGACATCCATGCGCGCGAGGTCCTGAAGATCCGCGACCGCCTGAACGAGCTGCTGGCCGCGCACACCGGGCAGGACAAGGAAAAGGTCGCCAAGGACACCGATCGGGACTTTTTCATGGGCGGCGACCAGTGCGTCGAATACGGCCTCGTGGACCGCGTCCTGAGCCGCCGTGGCGAGGCGCTGCCCCTGCAGGGCTGAGTCCCGCACCGCAGCGTGTTTTTTGCAGCCGGTCACGGCGGCGTGATATATAAGCTCTGCCGGAATGCGCCTGTGCGCCCGGTTACCGGTTTGAACCCCCGAGGTTAAGGAATGGCTGACGACCACCGCGGCAAGCACGACGACGGCAAGCTGCTTTATTGCTCCTTTTGCGGCAAGAGCCAGCACGAGGTGCGCAAGCTCATTGCCGGTCCGTCCGTGTTCATCTGCGACGAATGCGTCGAGCTGTGCAACGACATCATCCGGGAAGAGCTCGAGGACAAGAGCGAACCGGGCAAGAGCAAGCTGCCGCGCCCGCAGGAAATCAACGCCGTCCTCGACCAGTACGTCATCGGCCAGGCCGCAGCCAAGAAAGTGCTCGCGGTGGCCGTCTACAACCACTACAAGCGTCTCGAGAGCCGCAACGCCGAGCGCGGCCGCGCCGACGAGGTGGAGCTGGCGAAGAGCAACATCCTGCTGATCGGCCCGACGGGCTGCGGCAAGACGCTGCTCGCCGAGACCCTGGCGCGCCTGCTCAACGTGCCCTTCACC includes these proteins:
- the folD gene encoding bifunctional methylenetetrahydrofolate dehydrogenase/methenyltetrahydrofolate cyclohydrolase FolD, which codes for MTARLIDGRQVAADLQRDLRARVENRVAAGRRPPGLAVVMVGQDPASAIYVRNKRKACDEVGIRSVAYDLPEDTDQDALDALVAGLNADAAIDGILVQLPLPEQLDARRVIEAIDPAKDVDGFHPYNIGRLAQRIPLLRPCTPAGVMELLARSDIPVRGRSAVVVGASNIVGRPMALELLLAGATTTVCHRFTADLGAEVARADIIVVAVGKPGLVRGAWIRPGATVIDVGMNRLPDGQLCGDVEFDAAAERAGWITPVPGGVGPMTVAMLMKNTLDAAERRDP
- the tig gene encoding trigger factor; protein product: MVSVESTEGLERRMTVEVPAERVEGEIDKRLKDMSRRAKIKGFRPGKAPLKVIRQQYGPQIREDVVSEMLRNSWIEAISEKKLRPVGSPRIESHKATPADGLSFTAVFEVFPEIELQDVNNIQVEQPTAEISSADVDAMVDKLRGQRTVWTEVERGAAEGDRVTIDFAGTIDGEAFRGGAGNDIGIVLGEGRMLKDFEAGLKGIAPGEERVIEVEFPADYGAEELAGKQAEFKVTARKVEESALPEVDEDFCRSFGIEEGGVERLRAEVEENMREEARLRVRDTLKRQVLDKLVAANTFDVPAALVEEEVRSLQQDMARRMNPDAEAGNAELPPREPFEAPAKFRVALGLLIGEIVRNNEIRVDPARVQDRLQSIGEGYGDAEAVIKIYRNNPDLMSQVETSVLEDQVVDWLLERVQIEEKPVPFGELMNQENG
- the clpP gene encoding ATP-dependent Clp endopeptidase proteolytic subunit ClpP; its protein translation is MTTKALNLVPMVVEQTARGERAYDIYSRLLKERVIFVVGPIEDHMANLIVAQLLFLESENPDKDIHLYINSPGGVVTAGMSIYDTMQFIKPDVSTICVGQAASMGAILLAAGAHGKRFCLPHSRIMIHQPLGGFQGQASDIDIHAREVLKIRDRLNELLAAHTGQDKEKVAKDTDRDFFMGGDQCVEYGLVDRVLSRRGEALPLQG